Genomic DNA from Peribacillus simplex NBRC 15720 = DSM 1321:
TTGTGCCAGGGCTGTTAATTACGAATGCTGCCAGGGATTTAATTGCAGGACATTTGGTTTCGGGTCTATCCAAGGGGGCGGATGCAGGTTTAACTGCTTTAGCCATTGGGGCAGGAATATCGGCTGCATTTGTTTTCTTATGATTTTAGGGGAGGAAGAATGATGATTGCACAGCTTATTACAAGTTTCATTGCCTCAGCCGCCTTTGGAGTCATCTTCAATGTACCAAAAAATTCATTGTTTCAATGTGGTTTCGTAGGGATGTTAGGATGGATATTATACTTTGTTTTGGTTGAAAATGAGATAAACAGCATCATTGCAACCTTATCGGCTGCATTTATCGTTGCTGTTATCAGCCAGTATTTTGCTAAAAGGTATAAAACGCCGATCACGATTTTCAATGTATCGGGAATCATCCCCCTCGTGCCTGGAGGTTTGTCGTATGATGCGATGAAGCATTTTGTTGGAAATGATTTTTATGTCGCCGTTCAGTTGGCCGCCAAGGTCTTTATGCTGGCTGGTGCCATTGCGATGGGGCTGATCTTTGCAGAAGTTATGAATCAGTTAGTAACTAAGTACAATAAAAGGAAGTTAAGATTGAGAAGTTAGAGGGATTATATTAAAACCCTCCTGATAAATATGTTTCTAAATAAAGAGAAAGGAGAGCAGGTCGAACACCCTGATCTCCTTTCTCTTTTTAATATTTTAAAATAATAATAAATCTAGCTTATATAGGATCTTTCATCCCAGTGTTAGCAGTAACCAAAATTTCGTCGAATTTTTTGGCATCAGCTTTCTTGCTTGACAGAAGTGTTCCGACAATTGCTGCGATAAAACCAATTGGGATGGAGATGATGCCTGGATTGGCAAGCGGGAATAATGGCTCCCCAACGAATATTGCCGCTCCCTCTACCGGTGACCAGACATTGGGACTTAGGAACACAAGCAATAAAGAACTGACCAGTCCAACTATCATGCCCGTGACAGCCCCAGCTGTGTTAAAACGTTTCCAGAATACCGTGAAGACAATGATGGGCAGATTGGCACTGGCAGCGACGGCAAAGGCAAGTGAAACAAGGAAGGCGACATTCATGTTTTGGGCAAACAAGGCAAGGATGATGGAGAGGACGGATACTCCGATGGATGCCCAACGAGCAGCAACGACTTGTTCCTTGTCAGTGGCTTGACCTTTCCGGATGATGTGGCCATAGAAGTCATGGGCAAAAGCAGAGGCAGCCGATAGAACGAGACCTGCTACAACCGCTAAAATGGTAGCAAAGGCAACTGCAGAGACAAAGGCGAACAAGAAGTCACCCCCAATGGCTTCGGCAAGCAGCGGAGCAGCCATATTGCCGGCCGCATTCGCCGCTATGATTTTGTCGTATCCAACAAAAGCTGCCGCTCCAAAGCCGAGGAATATGGTCATTATATAAAAGATGCCAATTATCCAAGTGGCATATACTACGGACTTTCGGGCTGTGATGGCGTCTTTCACCGTAAAGAAACGGATGAGAATGTGAGGAAGTCCAGCTGTACCGAGTACAAGCGCTAAATTAAGAGATAAAGTATCCAAAGGATCCTTAAATTTGTTACCTGGATTGAGGAAATCCCCGCCCAAAGGAGTGGCTGTTTTCATCTGCTTGAACATTTCGATCACGCTAAAGTCGAATTTCGCCAACACGATGATGGAGATGATGAATGTACCTGCCATCAATAAAACGGCTTTAACGATTTGGACCCAACTGGTGGCCGTCATACCGCCAAATACGACGTAGACGGTCATTAAAATACCTACAATGATGACGGAGTAAAGATAATCAATTCCAAGTAAGAGTTTTATAAGGGCACCTGCACCGACTAATTGGGCGATCATATAAAAGGTTGAAATGGAAATGGTGTTAAGGGCAGCAACCCCGCGTACTTTCTTTTCATTGAAACGGGCAGCGATCATGTCCGCCAATGTATACTTGCCAAGGTTACGGAGCGGTTCGGCCACGATATAAAGAACGACCAGATATGCAACCAGAAAACCTATGCTATAGAAAAAACCATCAAATCCAGAGAGTGCGACCATGCCGGCTATCCCCAAAAATGAGGCGGCGGACATATAATCTCCCGCAATGGCCCAGCCATTCTGCCAGCCAGTAAGGCTGCTGTCCGCCGTATAAAAGTCCGCGGTCGTTTTGGTGCGCCGTGAAGCAAAATAGGTAATGACCAATGTTAGCCCGACAATGATTAGGAATAATATAAAAGCAAGTATATTCATTATGAATTCACCTTTTATCCTTTCGCTTCTTTAACGATTTTTTCTACTAATCGGTCAAATGTCGCAGCTTTTTTGGAATAGAGGATACATAATGTCCAGGTCATGATAAATTGAGCGAAGGCAAAAATCCAGGCCCAGCTGATTGTCCCGAAAGCATAGGAGTTAAGAACTTTAGAATAGGAAGTTAGTATGGGTAAGGTGAAATAAAAGACCATGAAAAAGATGGATAGCGGGACGATGAAATTGCGTTTTTTCCTTAAGAGTTCTTGAAAAGATTGTGATTGGACAATCTTGGTGTATTCCGTGGAAGCGCTTACCTTGTTTTCTTTAGCGATTGAATCGTTTGATGCCAAGTTGGTTCCCCCTTCATCATTATTGATTTGGATTTCATTACCAATTTCCGATAACAGTATCAGTATATATTTTTCAGAATATATTGTAAATTTAAATGCTAAATTTAAATCTTTTTTCGTTCGACATAGTTTTAATTTTTACACACAAGCAAAAGGAGTGTGCTGTATAAACGAAAGAACATGGAAATCAAACACTTGGCCATTAAGGAAAAGTTAAGCTTCTTTCACGATACTGGTTTCAACGAAGGAAATCTGAAAGGAGAAAAATGATGAAAAAGTTGAT
This window encodes:
- a CDS encoding threonine/serine exporter family protein → MMIAQLITSFIASAAFGVIFNVPKNSLFQCGFVGMLGWILYFVLVENEINSIIATLSAAFIVAVISQYFAKRYKTPITIFNVSGIIPLVPGGLSYDAMKHFVGNDFYVAVQLAAKVFMLAGAIAMGLIFAEVMNQLVTKYNKRKLRLRS
- a CDS encoding cation acetate symporter, with product MNILAFILFLIIVGLTLVITYFASRRTKTTADFYTADSSLTGWQNGWAIAGDYMSAASFLGIAGMVALSGFDGFFYSIGFLVAYLVVLYIVAEPLRNLGKYTLADMIAARFNEKKVRGVAALNTISISTFYMIAQLVGAGALIKLLLGIDYLYSVIIVGILMTVYVVFGGMTATSWVQIVKAVLLMAGTFIISIIVLAKFDFSVIEMFKQMKTATPLGGDFLNPGNKFKDPLDTLSLNLALVLGTAGLPHILIRFFTVKDAITARKSVVYATWIIGIFYIMTIFLGFGAAAFVGYDKIIAANAAGNMAAPLLAEAIGGDFLFAFVSAVAFATILAVVAGLVLSAASAFAHDFYGHIIRKGQATDKEQVVAARWASIGVSVLSIILALFAQNMNVAFLVSLAFAVAASANLPIIVFTVFWKRFNTAGAVTGMIVGLVSSLLLVFLSPNVWSPVEGAAIFVGEPLFPLANPGIISIPIGFIAAIVGTLLSSKKADAKKFDEILVTANTGMKDPI
- a CDS encoding DUF485 domain-containing protein, whose protein sequence is MASNDSIAKENKVSASTEYTKIVQSQSFQELLRKKRNFIVPLSIFFMVFYFTLPILTSYSKVLNSYAFGTISWAWIFAFAQFIMTWTLCILYSKKAATFDRLVEKIVKEAKG